The Anaerotignum faecicola genome contains a region encoding:
- a CDS encoding NAD-dependent protein deacylase yields the protein MNIEKLKEWIENSGNIVFFGGAGVSTESGIPDFRGEAGIYKTVSEYGVRPETILSHTFFMKEPEIFFDYYKNFLLYPDAKPNSAHYALAELEKRGKLKAVITQNIDNLHQKAGSKNVLELHGTLYRNYCMKCGAEYDINFVINGENVPKCKKCAGIVRPDVVLYEESLNSDTLSKAIRFISEADMLIVGGTSLAVYPAAGLINYYNGNRLVLINKGTTGFDSRADLIIHRNIGEVFEKIMK from the coding sequence ATGAATATTGAAAAATTAAAGGAATGGATTGAAAACAGCGGAAATATAGTTTTTTTCGGAGGCGCCGGAGTATCGACAGAAAGCGGCATACCTGATTTCAGGGGAGAGGCCGGTATTTACAAAACGGTTAGCGAATACGGCGTAAGGCCGGAAACAATACTTAGCCATACTTTTTTTATGAAAGAGCCGGAAATATTTTTTGATTATTATAAAAATTTTCTTCTCTATCCGGATGCAAAGCCCAATTCGGCACATTACGCTCTTGCGGAGCTTGAAAAAAGAGGAAAACTCAAAGCGGTTATAACCCAAAATATTGATAACCTGCATCAAAAGGCGGGAAGCAAGAATGTTTTGGAGCTACACGGCACGCTTTATAGAAATTATTGCATGAAATGTGGTGCGGAATATGACATAAATTTTGTTATAAACGGAGAAAATGTGCCTAAGTGTAAAAAATGTGCTGGTATTGTCCGCCCGGATGTGGTATTATATGAAGAAAGCTTGAACAGCGATACACTCAGCAAGGCGATAAGATTTATATCTGAAGCGGATATGCTTATAGTCGGAGGGACATCGCTTGCAGTATACCCGGCGGCAGGACTTATTAATTATTATAACGGAAACAGGCTTGTATTGATTAATAAAGGAACCACCGGTTTTGACAGCAGGGCTGACCTTATTATACACCGGAATATAGGCGAGGTTTTTGAAAAAATAATGAAATAA